A region from the Biomphalaria glabrata chromosome 14, xgBioGlab47.1, whole genome shotgun sequence genome encodes:
- the LOC106070710 gene encoding uncharacterized protein LOC106070710 isoform X2 has protein sequence MDGEGKDKKEIRRPMNAFLIFCKRHRSVVRQKHPDMDNRSITRMLGDLWANLGEEKNTYTNLAKQYKDAFLKANPNYKWHNSDKLVNSTSKATTKTVNPWMMKSVGDMSQEGCIIPGKLADLDKMGGLNLLLMADKETSHDAPVSSSSLSSAPSHVVSTFTEQPARSQAITSTANSALLQLAEMCSSELNKPTIRNSSLVVPCGKAGWSASNSASLITHSTPKTSNSVTNSSYHQPMPPPKKRARHWSLTELDSVSDSQTVKTERDDDDSLDLSPLNLSAHHKRIVSLPQLEKYSDVEHFKRSTPKRRLSSSATESIPSPLPSYMEGAESPVFHDSFNSDKQESSLSDVKTLDQSSRECEKLPNFEQRFSPGFVSGGPGAVHPSNTGRYNATGELPQTTSIKLEHFDLPKVSSVKLNTPELSHWRDLMMKSNQASPKTTVEPLTCVKLEDGSNSQCSVKFEPTNWLSEEKSVKLFIPSTSPCNVQTNGPENATFALAQIYERMKSQSLAEKSVPTSQREICEPISRAPPLNSSSTEVKLKKKWVERMLVETKLYEDVQRHEKMPLMHSHQAEEKRCEFKTEAELNGHSNKITAGSSQKDAQKHLNPVQPSTEAISQPCQMPVSQPCQMPVSFSAISHPKLMMQLSQNQAPHSYQPGQIWRQKCWSGSPTKELPQKLFECAKDTKEKAPNSAWSSESSAKEGKSLKEPILKPIAACGQKIYDHILQKLNSSNFNVERPVMKTRFPLPAMTLVGTKSEQLLNKSPKDEQMWVWRDTTRKPMTASSLVEKVVREVCGSPPRKDGCSSCCTSELLPPQISLVDKNSLSPSPLVMTINQEMTGKDITAENKSDWRAGKTSDSSPSHEADSSSKCVMPAIDSGDLSEHEDSIVPQVRKSRRANRGQKYQELIKEGFIQPSRERLAARNAERSGRTFGTKEEFEKLDSKKVLKRSASEKDSLSDSANTKLVSSPSDSALFNEDEKRFKSGAFDLEKEIESLPVCSIEQMEKKKASRRRSDLEPQMSGNKIPVETDSGIPGKTSETVGTVNFQGTGCPAPHIPIPKEKRPSEPVTGSRKRKARSYCITRLSVEAQGDVSTRDQPNEEEKTSPSSSRITMQAEVTSNDNEASLNLPVQVDQKLLDTDMATSALLKLSATKCESKHSSAPSAANSNLSFAMTSNENKKQAFSASRLPISTSSSKNVNPSAASYNKPSKKSKTQVKCRKVNSVHTSSDLQMCSLDFRASQNISNAAGPLNVHNSPLHVSKKKCSVQFVNRGDTNVVASSLKVSPLSDLKGGSPTARMLSARHNVSEAKLKEEANESRGHLNVIGQLSHGDNIKDRSSNSPFVEERGEGATSAVVSQMGSSCTTDDSLSHRICLESPCTPGTTATVVIALPSYVMGSQLTVHPHLRESEQCVLAGADTYMLVSSSNCYTLAAPANAISTTPSSSLFNVAPSVISLPNSPSTAMNEIVSYSVIGSGSVMEAGSPHMIGSPHLPESPSVAAVQS, from the exons TATAAAGATGCTTTTTTAAAGGCCAACCCCAACTACAAGTGGCACAATTCTGACAAGCTAGTAAACTCAACCTCCAAAGCAACAACTAAAACAGTCAATCCCTGGATGATGAAGAGTGTTGGAGATATGTCTCAAGAAGGATGTATAATCCCTGGAAAATTAGCTG atttAGACAAGATGGGTGGCTTGAATTTGTTGTTGATGGCCGACAAAGAGACATCCCATGATGCACCAGTTTCAAGTTCATCACTGTCGTCTGCACCATCTCATGTTGTGTCTACATTTACTGAACAGCCTGCTAGAAGTCAGGCAATCACTTCAACAGCAAACAGTGCTCTGTTGCAACTTGCCGAG ATGTGTTCAAGTGAGCTAAACAAGCCTACCATTAGAAACTCCAGCCTGGTTGTACCCTGTGGCAAGGCTGGTTGGAGTGCTTCAAACTCTGCGTCTCTCATCACTCATTCAACTCCTAAAACGTCCAACTCAGTAACCAATTCATCATACCATCAGCCTATGCCACCACCAAAGAAGAGAGCCAGGCACTGGAGCCTGACTGAACTCGACAGCGTCAGCGATTCTCAGACTGTGAAGACGGAGAGGGATGATGATGATAGTCTGGACTTGTCTCCCCTGAATCTGTCTGCACACCACAAAAGAATTGTCTCCCTTCCACAGCTCGAGAAGTACTCAGATGTGGAACACTTCAAACGGAGCACACCCAAAAGAAGGCTGTCATCTTCTGCAACAGAGTCTATACCTTCTCCTTTACCTTCTTACATGGAAGGTGCTGAGTCTCCCGTGTTCCATGACTCTTTTAACTCAGACAAACAGGAGTCCTCGTTGTCAGATGTAAAAACTTTAGATCAGTCTTCAAGAGAATGTGAAAAACTTCCCAATTTTGAACAGCGGTTCTCTCCAGGTTTTGTTTCTGGGGGACCTGGGGCAGTGCACCCGTCTAACACAGGTAGATATAATGCAACGGGAGAGCTGCCACAGACCACTTCCATCAAACTTGAACATTTTGATCTTCCAAAAGTAAGTTCTGTAAAACTAAACACTCCAGAGCTTAGCCATTGGAGAGATTTGATGATGAAGTCTAACCAGGCCAGCCCCAAAACCACAGTTGAACCATTAACATGTGTAAAACTTGAAGATGGTTCTAACAGCCAGTGTTCTGTTAAGTTTGAGCCTACGAACTGGCTCTCTGAAGAAAAGTCAGTGAAACTTTTCATACCTTCCACATCACCTTGTAACGTACAAACCAACGGACCAGAAAATGCAACATTTGCTTTGGCCCAGATATATGAACGAATGAAGAGCCAGAGTCTTGCAGAAAAAAGTGTGCCCACCTCACAACGGGAGATTTGTGAACCGATTTCAAGAGCCCCTCCATTGAACTCGTCCAGCACGGAGGTgaagttaaaaaagaaatgggtCGAGAGAATGCTAGTTGAGACGAAGCTCTATGAAGATGTTCAGCGACATGAAAAAATGCCACTTATGCATTCACACCAGGCGGAGGAAAAGAGATGTGAATTTAAAACAGAGGCTGAACTCAATGGCCATTCCAACAAAATAACAGCTGGCTCTTCTCAAAAGGATgctcaaaaacatttaaatccAGTGCAGCCTTCTACAGAAGCCATCAGTCAGCCATGTCAAATGCCAGTAAGTCAGCCGTGTCAAATGCCAGTTTCCTTTAGTGCCATTAGTCACCCAAAACTTATGATGCAACTGTCTCAAAATCAAGCCCCACATTCTTATCAGCCAGGCCAAATATGGCGTCAGAAATGCTGGTCAGGGAGCCCAACAAAAGAACTTCCCCAGAAACTGTTTGAATGCGCCAAAGACACCAAAGAAAAGGCTCCCAACTCTGCTTGGTCATCCGAGTCCAGTGCCAAAGAAGGGAAGTCACTGAAAGAACCAATCCTAAAACCTATAGCAGCTTGTGGTCAGAAGATCTATGATCACATTCTGCAGAAACTAAACAGCTCTAACTTCAATGTGGAGAGACCTGTAATGAAAACTCGGTTTCCATTACCAGCCATGACCTTGGTCGGTACAAAATCTGAGCAATTGTTGAACAAAAGCCCAAAAGATGAACAGATGTGGGTGTGGCGAGATACAACTAGAAAACCGATGACAGCGAGTAGCTTGGTTGAAAAGGTGGTTAGAGAG GTGTGTGGCTCGCCCCCCAGGAAAGATGGTTGCAGCTCTTGTTGTACATCTGAACTTCTCCCACCACAAATTAGCTTGGTAGATAAAAATAGTCTCAGTCCATCGCCATTAGTCATGACTATCAATCAAGAGATGACTGGGAAAGATATTACAGCAGAGAACAAGTCTGATTGGAGAGCTGGCAAGACATCAGACTCTAGTCCAAGTCATG AAGCTGACTCCAGTAGTAAATGTGTCATGCCAGCAATAGATAGTGGAGACCTCTCTGAACATGAGGATTCTATTGTGCCCCAAGTAAGAAAATCTAGACGAGCCAATAGAGGCCAAAAATATCAAGAACTGATCAAGGAAGGTTTCATTCAGCCTTCAAGGGAAAGGTTGGCTGCTAGGAATGCAGAGCGAAGTGGTCGTACTTTTgg GACCAAAGAGGAATTTGAAAAGCTTGATAGTAAAAAGGTTTTAAAGCGTTCTGCAAGTGAGAAAGATTCATTGAGTGATTCAGCCAACACAAAACTTGTGTCATCTCCATCTGATTCAGCTTTGTTTAATGAAGATGAAAAGAGATTTAAATCAGG AGCTTttgacttagaaaaagaaattgaatcATTGCCAGTTTGCTCCATTGAGCaaatggaaaagaagaaagcaTCTCGAAGGCGCTCAGACTTGGAGCCTCAAATGTCTGGTAACAAAATACCTGTGGAAACAGATTCAGGAATTCCTGGGAAAACTTCTGAGACAGTTGGTACAGTCAACTTTCAAG gtaCTGGGTGCCCTGCGCCACATATACCTATTCCTAAAGAAAAGAGGCCATCTGAACCTGTGACTGGCAGCAGGAAACGCAAGGCTCGCAGTTATTGCATCACAAGGCTGTCAGTGGAGGCACAAG GTGATGTGAGCACAAGAGATCAGCCTAATGAAGAAGAAAAGACCAGCCCTTCTTCCAGCAGAATTACAATGCAAGCAGAAGTAACTTCAAATGACAATGAAGCCAGTCTAAATTTACCAGTTCAAGTGGACCAGAAACTCCTGGACACTGATATGGCCACTAGTGCTCTTCTTAAGTTATCAGCCACTAAATGCGAATCCAAACACAGTTCAGCCCCCAGTGCCGCCAATAGCAACCTGTCATTTGCAATGACttcaaatgaaaataaaaagcagGCGTTTTCTGCATCTAGACTGCCTATCTCAACCAGCTCTTCTAAAAATGTAAATCCTTCTGCTGCATCATACAACAAGCCATCTAAAAAGAGCAAAACACAAGTGAAATGTAGAAAGGTCAATTCTGTACATACTTCCAGTGATCTGCAAATGTGTTCATTAGATTTCAGAGCtagtcaaaatatttctaatgcaGCTGGTCCATTAAATGTGCATAATTCTCCACTGCATGTGTCAAAGAAAAAGTGTTCCGTCCAGTTTGTGAACAGAGGTGACACAAATGTAGTCGCTTCCAGCCTCAAAGTTTCTCCTCTGTCAGATCTGAAAGGGGGCAGTCCTACTGCCAGGATGCTGTCTGCACGCCACAACGTCAGTGAAGCTAAGCTCAAGGAAGAGGCCAATGAAAGTAGGGGGCACTTGAATGTCATTGGTCAACTGTCCCATGGTGACAATATCAAAGACAGGAGCTCAAACTCACCGTTTGTGGAGGAACGTGGTGAGGGTGCCACTTCAGCCGTTGTGAGTCAGATGGGTTCTTCGTGTACAACAGATGACAGTCTGTCTCACAGAATCTGCTTGGAGTCGCCCTGTACACCTGGCACCACTGCCACTGTTGTCATAGCCTTGCCAAGTTACGTGATGGGCAGTCAGCTGACAGTTCATCCTCACCTGAGGGAGTCTGAACAGTGTGTTTTGGCTGGGGCAGACACCTACATGCTGGTCAGCTCCAGCAATTGTTACACTCTGGCTGCACCTGCCAATGCTATCTCCACCACACCTTCATCGTCACTTTTCAATGTTGCACCCTCTGTGATTTCCTTGCCCAACTCCCCTTCCACTGCCATGAATGAAATAGTAAGCTACTCTGTGATTGGATCAGGTTCTGTCATGGAGGCAGGGTCACCCCATATGATTGGCTCCCCCCATTTGCCAGAGTCTCCGTCTGTTGCTGCTGTCCAGTCCTAA
- the LOC106070710 gene encoding uncharacterized protein LOC106070710 isoform X1 has protein sequence MDGEGKDKKEIRRPMNAFLIFCKRHRSVVRQKHPDMDNRSITRMLGDLWANLGEEKNTYTNLAKQYKDAFLKANPNYKWHNSDKLVNSTSKATTKTVNPWMMKSVGDMSQEGCIIPGKLADLDKMGGLNLLLMADKETSHDAPVSSSSLSSAPSHVVSTFTEQPARSQAITSTANSALLQLAEMCSSELNKPTIRNSSLVVPCGKAGWSASNSASLITHSTPKTSNSVTNSSYHQPMPPPKKRARHWSLTELDSVSDSQTVKTERDDDDSLDLSPLNLSAHHKRIVSLPQLEKYSDVEHFKRSTPKRRLSSSATESIPSPLPSYMEGAESPVFHDSFNSDKQESSLSDVKTLDQSSRECEKLPNFEQRFSPGFVSGGPGAVHPSNTGRYNATGELPQTTSIKLEHFDLPKVSSVKLNTPELSHWRDLMMKSNQASPKTTVEPLTCVKLEDGSNSQCSVKFEPTNWLSEEKSVKLFIPSTSPCNVQTNGPENATFALAQIYERMKSQSLAEKSVPTSQREICEPISRAPPLNSSSTEVKLKKKWVERMLVETKLYEDVQRHEKMPLMHSHQAEEKRCEFKTEAELNGHSNKITAGSSQKDAQKHLNPVQPSTEAISQPCQMPVSQPCQMPVSFSAISHPKLMMQLSQNQAPHSYQPGQIWRQKCWSGSPTKELPQKLFECAKDTKEKAPNSAWSSESSAKEGKSLKEPILKPIAACGQKIYDHILQKLNSSNFNVERPVMKTRFPLPAMTLVGTKSEQLLNKSPKDEQMWVWRDTTRKPMTASSLVEKVVREVCGSPPRKDGCSSCCTSELLPPQISLVDKNSLSPSPLVMTINQEMTGKDITAENKSDWRAGKTSDSSPSHEADSSSKCVMPAIDSGDLSEHEDSIVPQVRKSRRANRGQKYQELIKEGFIQPSRERLAARNAERSGRTFGTKEEFEKLDSKKVLKRSASEKDSLSDSANTKLVSSPSDSALFNEDEKRFKSGAFDLEKEIESLPVCSIEQMEKKKASRRRSDLEPQMSGNKIPVETDSGIPGKTSETVGTVNFQGTGCPAPHIPIPKEKRPSEPVTGSRKRKARSYCITRLSVEAQGEKHKCDVSTRDQPNEEEKTSPSSSRITMQAEVTSNDNEASLNLPVQVDQKLLDTDMATSALLKLSATKCESKHSSAPSAANSNLSFAMTSNENKKQAFSASRLPISTSSSKNVNPSAASYNKPSKKSKTQVKCRKVNSVHTSSDLQMCSLDFRASQNISNAAGPLNVHNSPLHVSKKKCSVQFVNRGDTNVVASSLKVSPLSDLKGGSPTARMLSARHNVSEAKLKEEANESRGHLNVIGQLSHGDNIKDRSSNSPFVEERGEGATSAVVSQMGSSCTTDDSLSHRICLESPCTPGTTATVVIALPSYVMGSQLTVHPHLRESEQCVLAGADTYMLVSSSNCYTLAAPANAISTTPSSSLFNVAPSVISLPNSPSTAMNEIVSYSVIGSGSVMEAGSPHMIGSPHLPESPSVAAVQS, from the exons TATAAAGATGCTTTTTTAAAGGCCAACCCCAACTACAAGTGGCACAATTCTGACAAGCTAGTAAACTCAACCTCCAAAGCAACAACTAAAACAGTCAATCCCTGGATGATGAAGAGTGTTGGAGATATGTCTCAAGAAGGATGTATAATCCCTGGAAAATTAGCTG atttAGACAAGATGGGTGGCTTGAATTTGTTGTTGATGGCCGACAAAGAGACATCCCATGATGCACCAGTTTCAAGTTCATCACTGTCGTCTGCACCATCTCATGTTGTGTCTACATTTACTGAACAGCCTGCTAGAAGTCAGGCAATCACTTCAACAGCAAACAGTGCTCTGTTGCAACTTGCCGAG ATGTGTTCAAGTGAGCTAAACAAGCCTACCATTAGAAACTCCAGCCTGGTTGTACCCTGTGGCAAGGCTGGTTGGAGTGCTTCAAACTCTGCGTCTCTCATCACTCATTCAACTCCTAAAACGTCCAACTCAGTAACCAATTCATCATACCATCAGCCTATGCCACCACCAAAGAAGAGAGCCAGGCACTGGAGCCTGACTGAACTCGACAGCGTCAGCGATTCTCAGACTGTGAAGACGGAGAGGGATGATGATGATAGTCTGGACTTGTCTCCCCTGAATCTGTCTGCACACCACAAAAGAATTGTCTCCCTTCCACAGCTCGAGAAGTACTCAGATGTGGAACACTTCAAACGGAGCACACCCAAAAGAAGGCTGTCATCTTCTGCAACAGAGTCTATACCTTCTCCTTTACCTTCTTACATGGAAGGTGCTGAGTCTCCCGTGTTCCATGACTCTTTTAACTCAGACAAACAGGAGTCCTCGTTGTCAGATGTAAAAACTTTAGATCAGTCTTCAAGAGAATGTGAAAAACTTCCCAATTTTGAACAGCGGTTCTCTCCAGGTTTTGTTTCTGGGGGACCTGGGGCAGTGCACCCGTCTAACACAGGTAGATATAATGCAACGGGAGAGCTGCCACAGACCACTTCCATCAAACTTGAACATTTTGATCTTCCAAAAGTAAGTTCTGTAAAACTAAACACTCCAGAGCTTAGCCATTGGAGAGATTTGATGATGAAGTCTAACCAGGCCAGCCCCAAAACCACAGTTGAACCATTAACATGTGTAAAACTTGAAGATGGTTCTAACAGCCAGTGTTCTGTTAAGTTTGAGCCTACGAACTGGCTCTCTGAAGAAAAGTCAGTGAAACTTTTCATACCTTCCACATCACCTTGTAACGTACAAACCAACGGACCAGAAAATGCAACATTTGCTTTGGCCCAGATATATGAACGAATGAAGAGCCAGAGTCTTGCAGAAAAAAGTGTGCCCACCTCACAACGGGAGATTTGTGAACCGATTTCAAGAGCCCCTCCATTGAACTCGTCCAGCACGGAGGTgaagttaaaaaagaaatgggtCGAGAGAATGCTAGTTGAGACGAAGCTCTATGAAGATGTTCAGCGACATGAAAAAATGCCACTTATGCATTCACACCAGGCGGAGGAAAAGAGATGTGAATTTAAAACAGAGGCTGAACTCAATGGCCATTCCAACAAAATAACAGCTGGCTCTTCTCAAAAGGATgctcaaaaacatttaaatccAGTGCAGCCTTCTACAGAAGCCATCAGTCAGCCATGTCAAATGCCAGTAAGTCAGCCGTGTCAAATGCCAGTTTCCTTTAGTGCCATTAGTCACCCAAAACTTATGATGCAACTGTCTCAAAATCAAGCCCCACATTCTTATCAGCCAGGCCAAATATGGCGTCAGAAATGCTGGTCAGGGAGCCCAACAAAAGAACTTCCCCAGAAACTGTTTGAATGCGCCAAAGACACCAAAGAAAAGGCTCCCAACTCTGCTTGGTCATCCGAGTCCAGTGCCAAAGAAGGGAAGTCACTGAAAGAACCAATCCTAAAACCTATAGCAGCTTGTGGTCAGAAGATCTATGATCACATTCTGCAGAAACTAAACAGCTCTAACTTCAATGTGGAGAGACCTGTAATGAAAACTCGGTTTCCATTACCAGCCATGACCTTGGTCGGTACAAAATCTGAGCAATTGTTGAACAAAAGCCCAAAAGATGAACAGATGTGGGTGTGGCGAGATACAACTAGAAAACCGATGACAGCGAGTAGCTTGGTTGAAAAGGTGGTTAGAGAG GTGTGTGGCTCGCCCCCCAGGAAAGATGGTTGCAGCTCTTGTTGTACATCTGAACTTCTCCCACCACAAATTAGCTTGGTAGATAAAAATAGTCTCAGTCCATCGCCATTAGTCATGACTATCAATCAAGAGATGACTGGGAAAGATATTACAGCAGAGAACAAGTCTGATTGGAGAGCTGGCAAGACATCAGACTCTAGTCCAAGTCATG AAGCTGACTCCAGTAGTAAATGTGTCATGCCAGCAATAGATAGTGGAGACCTCTCTGAACATGAGGATTCTATTGTGCCCCAAGTAAGAAAATCTAGACGAGCCAATAGAGGCCAAAAATATCAAGAACTGATCAAGGAAGGTTTCATTCAGCCTTCAAGGGAAAGGTTGGCTGCTAGGAATGCAGAGCGAAGTGGTCGTACTTTTgg GACCAAAGAGGAATTTGAAAAGCTTGATAGTAAAAAGGTTTTAAAGCGTTCTGCAAGTGAGAAAGATTCATTGAGTGATTCAGCCAACACAAAACTTGTGTCATCTCCATCTGATTCAGCTTTGTTTAATGAAGATGAAAAGAGATTTAAATCAGG AGCTTttgacttagaaaaagaaattgaatcATTGCCAGTTTGCTCCATTGAGCaaatggaaaagaagaaagcaTCTCGAAGGCGCTCAGACTTGGAGCCTCAAATGTCTGGTAACAAAATACCTGTGGAAACAGATTCAGGAATTCCTGGGAAAACTTCTGAGACAGTTGGTACAGTCAACTTTCAAG gtaCTGGGTGCCCTGCGCCACATATACCTATTCCTAAAGAAAAGAGGCCATCTGAACCTGTGACTGGCAGCAGGAAACGCAAGGCTCGCAGTTATTGCATCACAAGGCTGTCAGTGGAGGCACAAGGTGAGAAGCATAAAT GTGATGTGAGCACAAGAGATCAGCCTAATGAAGAAGAAAAGACCAGCCCTTCTTCCAGCAGAATTACAATGCAAGCAGAAGTAACTTCAAATGACAATGAAGCCAGTCTAAATTTACCAGTTCAAGTGGACCAGAAACTCCTGGACACTGATATGGCCACTAGTGCTCTTCTTAAGTTATCAGCCACTAAATGCGAATCCAAACACAGTTCAGCCCCCAGTGCCGCCAATAGCAACCTGTCATTTGCAATGACttcaaatgaaaataaaaagcagGCGTTTTCTGCATCTAGACTGCCTATCTCAACCAGCTCTTCTAAAAATGTAAATCCTTCTGCTGCATCATACAACAAGCCATCTAAAAAGAGCAAAACACAAGTGAAATGTAGAAAGGTCAATTCTGTACATACTTCCAGTGATCTGCAAATGTGTTCATTAGATTTCAGAGCtagtcaaaatatttctaatgcaGCTGGTCCATTAAATGTGCATAATTCTCCACTGCATGTGTCAAAGAAAAAGTGTTCCGTCCAGTTTGTGAACAGAGGTGACACAAATGTAGTCGCTTCCAGCCTCAAAGTTTCTCCTCTGTCAGATCTGAAAGGGGGCAGTCCTACTGCCAGGATGCTGTCTGCACGCCACAACGTCAGTGAAGCTAAGCTCAAGGAAGAGGCCAATGAAAGTAGGGGGCACTTGAATGTCATTGGTCAACTGTCCCATGGTGACAATATCAAAGACAGGAGCTCAAACTCACCGTTTGTGGAGGAACGTGGTGAGGGTGCCACTTCAGCCGTTGTGAGTCAGATGGGTTCTTCGTGTACAACAGATGACAGTCTGTCTCACAGAATCTGCTTGGAGTCGCCCTGTACACCTGGCACCACTGCCACTGTTGTCATAGCCTTGCCAAGTTACGTGATGGGCAGTCAGCTGACAGTTCATCCTCACCTGAGGGAGTCTGAACAGTGTGTTTTGGCTGGGGCAGACACCTACATGCTGGTCAGCTCCAGCAATTGTTACACTCTGGCTGCACCTGCCAATGCTATCTCCACCACACCTTCATCGTCACTTTTCAATGTTGCACCCTCTGTGATTTCCTTGCCCAACTCCCCTTCCACTGCCATGAATGAAATAGTAAGCTACTCTGTGATTGGATCAGGTTCTGTCATGGAGGCAGGGTCACCCCATATGATTGGCTCCCCCCATTTGCCAGAGTCTCCGTCTGTTGCTGCTGTCCAGTCCTAA